Proteins encoded by one window of Dioscorea cayenensis subsp. rotundata cultivar TDr96_F1 chromosome 20, TDr96_F1_v2_PseudoChromosome.rev07_lg8_w22 25.fasta, whole genome shotgun sequence:
- the LOC120251399 gene encoding DNA-directed RNA polymerase III subunit 1-like yields MHMFACSLDIIASCVLHDCELLNLYDRPEKLIVTDIAIPPLAICPSAFVDFGRSSNEDSLTSILRLIINTNSFLREELEGSGYLFKCWEIWAHLQTQVVEYINSEAPSLTESKHRGLIQRLKGKQGRFRGNLSGKRVEYTARTVISPDPNLKITEVAIPILVAKVLTFPERVSCHNIEKLRQCVRNGPFKYPGANFVVLLDGTRLHLKYGEKKNVAAELKYGYIVERQG; encoded by the exons ATGCACATGTTTGCTTGTTCTCTTGATATTATTGCTTCTTGTGTTCTACATGATTGTGAATTGTTAAATCTTTATGATAGGCCAGAAAAGCTTATTGTGACAGACATAGCGATACCACCTTTAGCTATATGCCCTTCTGCTTTTGTTGATTTTGGAAGATCAAG CAATGAGGACAGCCTTACTAGCATTTTGAGGCTTATAATTAACACAAATTCTTTTCTTCGGGAGGAACTTGAAGGTTCTGGCTATTTATTCAAATGTTGG GAAATCTGGGCTCACCTTCAAACTCAGGTTGttgaatatattaatagtgaagCACCTTCTCTTACTGAGTCAAAGCATCGTGGTCTTATACAACGGCTTAAAGGAAAGCAAGGACGTTTTCGTGGCAACTTATCGGGGAAGCGTGTTGAATATACTGCACGGACGGTCATTTCTCCTGAtccaaatttgaaaatcacaGAG GTTGCAATTCCTATATTAGTAGCCAAGGTGCTAACCTTCCCAGAAAGAGTTTCTTGTCACAACATAGAGAAACTAAGACAGTGTGTTCGGAATGGTCCATTCAAATATCCAGGTGCCAATTTTGTTGTGCTTCTGGATGGTACAAGGCT GCACTTGAAGTATGGTGAGAAGAAAAATGTTGCTGCTGAACTGAAATATGGCTATATCGTGGAAAG GCAAGGATAA